One Capsicum annuum cultivar UCD-10X-F1 chromosome 2, UCD10Xv1.1, whole genome shotgun sequence genomic window carries:
- the LOC107858025 gene encoding uncharacterized protein LOC107858025, with amino-acid sequence MLDIMEGIQKVFRSATPQDSNTTFRSISAALEKAPIKSSPSASSADHSQLLLTRSSKQAVSLWTCSKLCAICFVAGIFVGYTLKRRVRQWASKLLKGLKD; translated from the exons ATGTTGGATATTATGGAGGGAATACAGAAGGTTTTTCGTAGTGCCACTCCTCAGGATTCAAATACCACTTTCAGATCCATCTCTGCTGCTCTTGAAAAAGCACCCATTAAATCTTCTCCTTCTGCTTCGTCCGCTGATCACTCACAACTTTTGCTTACTCGCTCTTCCAA ACAAGCAGTATCACTGTGGACTTGCTCAAAGCTCTGTGCCATTTGCTTTGTTGCTGGAATATTTGTCGGTTATACACTGAAGCGTCGCGTACGCCAATGGGCTTCCAAACTTCTCAAGGGATTGAAGGACTAA